From Variimorphobacter saccharofermentans, one genomic window encodes:
- a CDS encoding nitrogenase component 1 produces MSDFIERSKFSCALGGALSTIAAIPRAVPIVHASGGCAAALSGTYNLSAGYRGVGYCGGNMIPTSNISQSNIVFGGEDKLVGQIESTIKYLKGDIYIVVTGCQTEMIGDDSVGIASRYREYNVIGANTPGFKGNTLRGYDEVLDVLIREIVEKTDKKDERTINLLGIVPGHDVFYRGNIAYIQELLSKVGIKVNTFFGDGESVEKIKSYGSAALTVVLSVTAGQLAAKTFETVHQIPYVTTELPIGPKASEKFLRFIGEKLGIEKKRIDTVVEEEIRYFYSYLERIVDVASDLDFQRYAVVITDSYYAYPITDFISEELGWIPHFVSVNDIHDREIQEQYRKKFEGLTSVTKPQVIFEDKVGQTAKKLRASWPYNNNQKYYDALGPLFVIGSVVERNLAAQYGAGFLSVAFPVSNRAVLNKGYAGFRGALSLTEDLLSNLVVAR; encoded by the coding sequence ATGAGTGATTTTATTGAACGATCGAAATTTTCATGTGCCTTAGGTGGTGCCTTATCCACTATTGCTGCCATTCCGAGAGCAGTTCCCATAGTTCACGCATCGGGAGGCTGTGCAGCTGCTCTCTCTGGCACCTATAATCTATCGGCTGGTTACAGAGGAGTCGGATATTGTGGTGGAAATATGATTCCTACCTCCAACATTTCTCAAAGCAATATTGTATTTGGTGGAGAAGATAAGCTGGTGGGACAGATTGAATCAACGATTAAATATCTGAAGGGCGATATTTATATTGTCGTAACTGGCTGCCAGACAGAAATGATTGGTGATGATTCGGTGGGGATAGCCTCCAGATATCGCGAATATAATGTGATTGGTGCAAATACACCGGGATTTAAGGGGAATACCCTGCGAGGATATGACGAGGTACTGGATGTATTAATTAGGGAAATTGTAGAAAAGACAGATAAGAAGGATGAAAGAACCATCAACCTCCTTGGAATTGTTCCGGGACACGATGTATTCTACAGGGGTAATATAGCTTATATTCAGGAGTTACTGAGCAAAGTCGGTATAAAGGTTAATACCTTCTTTGGAGATGGAGAAAGTGTTGAGAAGATAAAGAGCTATGGAAGCGCTGCCCTGACAGTGGTACTGTCAGTAACGGCTGGTCAGCTGGCGGCAAAGACTTTTGAAACGGTACATCAAATTCCGTATGTCACTACAGAGCTTCCCATTGGACCTAAGGCTTCTGAAAAATTCCTGCGTTTCATTGGAGAGAAGCTGGGTATTGAGAAAAAACGAATCGACACAGTAGTAGAAGAAGAGATTAGATATTTTTACTCCTATCTGGAGAGGATTGTAGATGTTGCTTCAGACCTGGATTTTCAAAGGTATGCAGTCGTTATTACAGACAGCTACTATGCATATCCGATTACTGATTTTATTTCAGAGGAATTAGGCTGGATCCCGCATTTTGTATCAGTGAATGATATTCATGACCGTGAAATTCAGGAGCAGTATCGTAAAAAATTCGAAGGACTGACATCTGTAACCAAACCACAGGTAATCTTCGAAGATAAGGTGGGGCAGACAGCGAAAAAACTCCGAGCAAGCTGGCCGTACAATAACAACCAGAAGTATTATGATGCATTAGGACCTTTATTTGTAATAGGTAGTGTAGTAGAACGAAATTTAGCGGCCCAATATGGTGCAGGATTTCTGTCCGTAGCTTTTCCGGTTAGTAACAGGGCTGTACTGAATAAAGGGTATGCCGGCTTCCGAGGGGCCTTATCCTTAACGGAAGATTTGTTATCTAATCTTGTGGTTGCAAGGTAG